A window of the Oncorhynchus masou masou isolate Uvic2021 chromosome 13, UVic_Omas_1.1, whole genome shotgun sequence genome harbors these coding sequences:
- the LOC135552167 gene encoding DNA-binding protein RFX5-like isoform X1: MWSQKESTSIIGLRVCLPPLCEQTMTEDRLKADPSKREGLDSVEGDTEPSLLLQKLKSNISKNVQGKVDVILQDVQRFSDNDKLYLYLQLPSGPSSGEKSLAMAPLAQLRRWCISASMSALEERTLPSSSSDPSSFNTADQLHTCNWIRSHLEEHADTCLPKQDVYETYKRYCENLQHRPLSAANFGKIIRDIFPNIKARRLGGRGQSKYCYSGIRRKTVLNMPLLPNLDLKNDPSELTELVQTYKQEVTEAACELICDWAQKILKRSFDTVVEIARFLVQEHIVNPRCSQAELVTSAAMAGGPAKPHKVIKKNPVPSKGGGPETEGGGSEAKVRDKDVGDQSLPGKLQCSDKPMKGAESVRPGGRELQVEALMKHLPRILPRSSVPEKSQLSVRSSPPSLAPKDAGGMKVITMTALPQQQGGALPVMILPQSVSLSYPDREKAPSITMAPVAPTSVVQRARAVGKRAPEAASGGPGPGGMPAKRKRGRPRKPRPEDTTPPQPQPPPPPLPSVNQAPIMNSLTGGVIQKACSSSSSQVVEVVFQDQQALVLGQLHSVADTGDPEHRGVVLETDPRPVLLLSGASHTNWDMGRAMVEVIQRAPRPPTIITKNNNNSQSTPQHRLPLPTVLEDRGEVEITLTPVEPSDDLPTPTGQASSTPTAQASSEGGPTPDDSSKEPSPGLPCPRD, encoded by the exons AGGCCTCAGGGTGTGTTTGCCACCGCTGTGTGAGCAAACaatgacagaggacaggctgaaGGCGGACCCCTCCAAGCGGGAGGGGCTGGACtcagtagagggagacacagagccCAGCCTGCTGCTGCAGAAACTAAAGAGCAACATCTC TAAGAATGTACAGGGCAAAGTGGACGTTATCCTG CAAGATGTGCAGCGCTTCTCTGACAACGACAAACTCTACCTTTACCTCCAGCTGCCTTCTGGTCCCAGTTCAGGGGAGAAAAG TCTGGCAATGGCCCCGCTGGCACAACTTAGGCGGTGGTGTATTTCTGCATCGATGTCAGCTTTGGAGGAGAGAACACTGCCAAG cagcagcagtgaccCCAGTTCCTTCAACACAGCTGACCAGCTGCACACCTGCAACTGGATCCGCAGCCACCTGGAGGAGCACGCAGACACTTGCCTGCCCAAGCAAGACGTCTACGAGACATACAA GAGATACTGTGAAAACCTGCAGCACAGGCCTCTGAGTGCTGCAAACTTTGGGAAGATCATCCGTGACATCTTCCCCAACATCAAAGCCCGGAGGCTCGGTGGCAGGGGACAGTCCAA GTATTGTTATAGTGGAATCCGCAGGAAGACGGTGCTAAACATGCCACTGTTGCCAAACCTGGACCTGAAAAACGACCCA TCGGAGCTGACGGAGCTGGTGCAGACCTACAAGCAAGAGGTGACGGAGGCGGCTTGTGAGCTCATCTGTGATTGGGCCCAGAAGATCCTCAAGCGTTCCTTTGACACAGTGGTCGAGATCGCTCGTTTTCTTGTGCAGGAGCACATCGTCAATCCGCGCTGCAGCCAGGCTGAACTTGTCACTTCTGCCGCTATGGCAG GAGGTCCTGCAAAGCCCCACAAGGTGATCAAGAAGAACCCAGTACCATCCAAAGGAGGTGGGCCAGAGACGGAGGGGGGCGGCTCTGAAGCTAAGGTA AGGGATAAAGACGTTGGGGATCAGTCGTTGCCAGGGAAACTGCAGTGCAGTGACAAGCCTATGAAAGGGGCGGAGTCGGTACGCCCGGGGGGTCGCGAATTGCAGGTGGAGGCTCTGATGAAACACTTGCCCCGAATCCTGCCTCGCAGCTCTGTCCCGGAAAAGTCCCAGCTTTCGGTGCGCTCCTCGCCTCCCTCGCTGGCGCCCAAAGACGCAGGCGGCATGAAAGTCATCACAATGACTGCCCTGCCCCAGCAGCAAGGGGGCGCTCTCCCCGTCATGATTCTCCCCCAGAGCGTCAGCCTCTCCTACCCCGACAGGGAAAAAGCCCCGTCAATCACTATGGCGCCCGTGGCACCAACATCGGTGGTGCAGAGGGCTCGCGCAGTGGGCAAACGGGCCCCCGAGGCAGCAAGTGGGGGCCCCGGGCCGGGAGGCATGCCGGCCAAACGGAAACGAGGACGACCCAGGAAGCCACGGCCAGAGGACACCACCCCCCCGCAGCCGCAGCCGCCCCCTCCACCCTTACCCTCGGTCAACCAAGCCCCTATTATGAATTCCCTCACCGGAGGGGTGATCCAGAAAGcctgctcttcctcctcctcccaggtgGTGGAGGTCGTATTCCAGGACCAGCAGGCCTTGGTACTAGGTCAGCTGCATTCGGTAGCGGACACAGGTGACCCAGAGCACCGGGGTGTGGTGCTCGAGACTGACCCACGGCCCGTGCTGCTGCTGTCAGGGGCCAGTCACACAAACTGGGACATGGGCAGGGCCATGGTAGAGGTCATCCAGAGGGCCCCGAGACcacccaccatcatcaccaaGAACAACAACAACTCCCAGTCTACCCCCCAGCACCGCCTGCCCTTGCCCACTGTGCTGGAGGATCGAGGGGAGGTGGAGATCACCCTCACCCCCGTGGAGCCTTCGGACGATCTGCCGACCCCCACTGGCCAGGCTAGCTCGACCCCCACTGCCCAGGCTAGCTCGGAGGGTGGCCCCACACCCGATGACAGTTCTAAAGAACCTAGCCCTGGCCTTCCTTGTCCCAGAGACTAA
- the LOC135552167 gene encoding DNA-binding protein RFX5-like isoform X2: MWSQKESTSIIGLRVCLPPLCEQTMTEDRLKADPSKREGLDSVEGDTEPSLLLQKLKSNISKNVQGKVDVILQDVQRFSDNDKLYLYLQLPSGPSSGEKSLAMAPLAQLRRWCISASMSALEERTLPSSSSDPSSFNTADQLHTCNWIRSHLEEHADTCLPKQDVYETYKRYCENLQHRPLSAANFGKIIRDIFPNIKARRLGGRGQSKYCYSGIRRKTVLNMPLLPNLDLKNDPSELTELVQTYKQEVTEAACELICDWAQKILKRSFDTVVEIARFLVQEHIVNPRCSQAELVTSAAMAGGPAKPHKVIKKNPVPSKGGGPETEGGGSEAKRDKDVGDQSLPGKLQCSDKPMKGAESVRPGGRELQVEALMKHLPRILPRSSVPEKSQLSVRSSPPSLAPKDAGGMKVITMTALPQQQGGALPVMILPQSVSLSYPDREKAPSITMAPVAPTSVVQRARAVGKRAPEAASGGPGPGGMPAKRKRGRPRKPRPEDTTPPQPQPPPPPLPSVNQAPIMNSLTGGVIQKACSSSSSQVVEVVFQDQQALVLGQLHSVADTGDPEHRGVVLETDPRPVLLLSGASHTNWDMGRAMVEVIQRAPRPPTIITKNNNNSQSTPQHRLPLPTVLEDRGEVEITLTPVEPSDDLPTPTGQASSTPTAQASSEGGPTPDDSSKEPSPGLPCPRD; encoded by the exons AGGCCTCAGGGTGTGTTTGCCACCGCTGTGTGAGCAAACaatgacagaggacaggctgaaGGCGGACCCCTCCAAGCGGGAGGGGCTGGACtcagtagagggagacacagagccCAGCCTGCTGCTGCAGAAACTAAAGAGCAACATCTC TAAGAATGTACAGGGCAAAGTGGACGTTATCCTG CAAGATGTGCAGCGCTTCTCTGACAACGACAAACTCTACCTTTACCTCCAGCTGCCTTCTGGTCCCAGTTCAGGGGAGAAAAG TCTGGCAATGGCCCCGCTGGCACAACTTAGGCGGTGGTGTATTTCTGCATCGATGTCAGCTTTGGAGGAGAGAACACTGCCAAG cagcagcagtgaccCCAGTTCCTTCAACACAGCTGACCAGCTGCACACCTGCAACTGGATCCGCAGCCACCTGGAGGAGCACGCAGACACTTGCCTGCCCAAGCAAGACGTCTACGAGACATACAA GAGATACTGTGAAAACCTGCAGCACAGGCCTCTGAGTGCTGCAAACTTTGGGAAGATCATCCGTGACATCTTCCCCAACATCAAAGCCCGGAGGCTCGGTGGCAGGGGACAGTCCAA GTATTGTTATAGTGGAATCCGCAGGAAGACGGTGCTAAACATGCCACTGTTGCCAAACCTGGACCTGAAAAACGACCCA TCGGAGCTGACGGAGCTGGTGCAGACCTACAAGCAAGAGGTGACGGAGGCGGCTTGTGAGCTCATCTGTGATTGGGCCCAGAAGATCCTCAAGCGTTCCTTTGACACAGTGGTCGAGATCGCTCGTTTTCTTGTGCAGGAGCACATCGTCAATCCGCGCTGCAGCCAGGCTGAACTTGTCACTTCTGCCGCTATGGCAG GAGGTCCTGCAAAGCCCCACAAGGTGATCAAGAAGAACCCAGTACCATCCAAAGGAGGTGGGCCAGAGACGGAGGGGGGCGGCTCTGAAGCTAAG AGGGATAAAGACGTTGGGGATCAGTCGTTGCCAGGGAAACTGCAGTGCAGTGACAAGCCTATGAAAGGGGCGGAGTCGGTACGCCCGGGGGGTCGCGAATTGCAGGTGGAGGCTCTGATGAAACACTTGCCCCGAATCCTGCCTCGCAGCTCTGTCCCGGAAAAGTCCCAGCTTTCGGTGCGCTCCTCGCCTCCCTCGCTGGCGCCCAAAGACGCAGGCGGCATGAAAGTCATCACAATGACTGCCCTGCCCCAGCAGCAAGGGGGCGCTCTCCCCGTCATGATTCTCCCCCAGAGCGTCAGCCTCTCCTACCCCGACAGGGAAAAAGCCCCGTCAATCACTATGGCGCCCGTGGCACCAACATCGGTGGTGCAGAGGGCTCGCGCAGTGGGCAAACGGGCCCCCGAGGCAGCAAGTGGGGGCCCCGGGCCGGGAGGCATGCCGGCCAAACGGAAACGAGGACGACCCAGGAAGCCACGGCCAGAGGACACCACCCCCCCGCAGCCGCAGCCGCCCCCTCCACCCTTACCCTCGGTCAACCAAGCCCCTATTATGAATTCCCTCACCGGAGGGGTGATCCAGAAAGcctgctcttcctcctcctcccaggtgGTGGAGGTCGTATTCCAGGACCAGCAGGCCTTGGTACTAGGTCAGCTGCATTCGGTAGCGGACACAGGTGACCCAGAGCACCGGGGTGTGGTGCTCGAGACTGACCCACGGCCCGTGCTGCTGCTGTCAGGGGCCAGTCACACAAACTGGGACATGGGCAGGGCCATGGTAGAGGTCATCCAGAGGGCCCCGAGACcacccaccatcatcaccaaGAACAACAACAACTCCCAGTCTACCCCCCAGCACCGCCTGCCCTTGCCCACTGTGCTGGAGGATCGAGGGGAGGTGGAGATCACCCTCACCCCCGTGGAGCCTTCGGACGATCTGCCGACCCCCACTGGCCAGGCTAGCTCGACCCCCACTGCCCAGGCTAGCTCGGAGGGTGGCCCCACACCCGATGACAGTTCTAAAGAACCTAGCCCTGGCCTTCCTTGTCCCAGAGACTAA
- the LOC135552167 gene encoding DNA-binding protein RFX5-like isoform X4, giving the protein MWSQKESTSIIGLRVCLPPLCEQTMTEDRLKADPSKREGLDSVEGDTEPSLLLQKLKSNISKNVQGKVDVILQDVQRFSDNDKLYLYLQLPSGPSSGEKSSSSDPSSFNTADQLHTCNWIRSHLEEHADTCLPKQDVYETYKRYCENLQHRPLSAANFGKIIRDIFPNIKARRLGGRGQSKYCYSGIRRKTVLNMPLLPNLDLKNDPSELTELVQTYKQEVTEAACELICDWAQKILKRSFDTVVEIARFLVQEHIVNPRCSQAELVTSAAMAGGPAKPHKVIKKNPVPSKGGGPETEGGGSEAKVRDKDVGDQSLPGKLQCSDKPMKGAESVRPGGRELQVEALMKHLPRILPRSSVPEKSQLSVRSSPPSLAPKDAGGMKVITMTALPQQQGGALPVMILPQSVSLSYPDREKAPSITMAPVAPTSVVQRARAVGKRAPEAASGGPGPGGMPAKRKRGRPRKPRPEDTTPPQPQPPPPPLPSVNQAPIMNSLTGGVIQKACSSSSSQVVEVVFQDQQALVLGQLHSVADTGDPEHRGVVLETDPRPVLLLSGASHTNWDMGRAMVEVIQRAPRPPTIITKNNNNSQSTPQHRLPLPTVLEDRGEVEITLTPVEPSDDLPTPTGQASSTPTAQASSEGGPTPDDSSKEPSPGLPCPRD; this is encoded by the exons AGGCCTCAGGGTGTGTTTGCCACCGCTGTGTGAGCAAACaatgacagaggacaggctgaaGGCGGACCCCTCCAAGCGGGAGGGGCTGGACtcagtagagggagacacagagccCAGCCTGCTGCTGCAGAAACTAAAGAGCAACATCTC TAAGAATGTACAGGGCAAAGTGGACGTTATCCTG CAAGATGTGCAGCGCTTCTCTGACAACGACAAACTCTACCTTTACCTCCAGCTGCCTTCTGGTCCCAGTTCAGGGGAGAAAAG cagcagcagtgaccCCAGTTCCTTCAACACAGCTGACCAGCTGCACACCTGCAACTGGATCCGCAGCCACCTGGAGGAGCACGCAGACACTTGCCTGCCCAAGCAAGACGTCTACGAGACATACAA GAGATACTGTGAAAACCTGCAGCACAGGCCTCTGAGTGCTGCAAACTTTGGGAAGATCATCCGTGACATCTTCCCCAACATCAAAGCCCGGAGGCTCGGTGGCAGGGGACAGTCCAA GTATTGTTATAGTGGAATCCGCAGGAAGACGGTGCTAAACATGCCACTGTTGCCAAACCTGGACCTGAAAAACGACCCA TCGGAGCTGACGGAGCTGGTGCAGACCTACAAGCAAGAGGTGACGGAGGCGGCTTGTGAGCTCATCTGTGATTGGGCCCAGAAGATCCTCAAGCGTTCCTTTGACACAGTGGTCGAGATCGCTCGTTTTCTTGTGCAGGAGCACATCGTCAATCCGCGCTGCAGCCAGGCTGAACTTGTCACTTCTGCCGCTATGGCAG GAGGTCCTGCAAAGCCCCACAAGGTGATCAAGAAGAACCCAGTACCATCCAAAGGAGGTGGGCCAGAGACGGAGGGGGGCGGCTCTGAAGCTAAGGTA AGGGATAAAGACGTTGGGGATCAGTCGTTGCCAGGGAAACTGCAGTGCAGTGACAAGCCTATGAAAGGGGCGGAGTCGGTACGCCCGGGGGGTCGCGAATTGCAGGTGGAGGCTCTGATGAAACACTTGCCCCGAATCCTGCCTCGCAGCTCTGTCCCGGAAAAGTCCCAGCTTTCGGTGCGCTCCTCGCCTCCCTCGCTGGCGCCCAAAGACGCAGGCGGCATGAAAGTCATCACAATGACTGCCCTGCCCCAGCAGCAAGGGGGCGCTCTCCCCGTCATGATTCTCCCCCAGAGCGTCAGCCTCTCCTACCCCGACAGGGAAAAAGCCCCGTCAATCACTATGGCGCCCGTGGCACCAACATCGGTGGTGCAGAGGGCTCGCGCAGTGGGCAAACGGGCCCCCGAGGCAGCAAGTGGGGGCCCCGGGCCGGGAGGCATGCCGGCCAAACGGAAACGAGGACGACCCAGGAAGCCACGGCCAGAGGACACCACCCCCCCGCAGCCGCAGCCGCCCCCTCCACCCTTACCCTCGGTCAACCAAGCCCCTATTATGAATTCCCTCACCGGAGGGGTGATCCAGAAAGcctgctcttcctcctcctcccaggtgGTGGAGGTCGTATTCCAGGACCAGCAGGCCTTGGTACTAGGTCAGCTGCATTCGGTAGCGGACACAGGTGACCCAGAGCACCGGGGTGTGGTGCTCGAGACTGACCCACGGCCCGTGCTGCTGCTGTCAGGGGCCAGTCACACAAACTGGGACATGGGCAGGGCCATGGTAGAGGTCATCCAGAGGGCCCCGAGACcacccaccatcatcaccaaGAACAACAACAACTCCCAGTCTACCCCCCAGCACCGCCTGCCCTTGCCCACTGTGCTGGAGGATCGAGGGGAGGTGGAGATCACCCTCACCCCCGTGGAGCCTTCGGACGATCTGCCGACCCCCACTGGCCAGGCTAGCTCGACCCCCACTGCCCAGGCTAGCTCGGAGGGTGGCCCCACACCCGATGACAGTTCTAAAGAACCTAGCCCTGGCCTTCCTTGTCCCAGAGACTAA
- the LOC135552167 gene encoding DNA-binding protein RFX5-like isoform X3, with product MTEDRLKADPSKREGLDSVEGDTEPSLLLQKLKSNISKNVQGKVDVILQDVQRFSDNDKLYLYLQLPSGPSSGEKSLAMAPLAQLRRWCISASMSALEERTLPSSSSDPSSFNTADQLHTCNWIRSHLEEHADTCLPKQDVYETYKRYCENLQHRPLSAANFGKIIRDIFPNIKARRLGGRGQSKYCYSGIRRKTVLNMPLLPNLDLKNDPSELTELVQTYKQEVTEAACELICDWAQKILKRSFDTVVEIARFLVQEHIVNPRCSQAELVTSAAMAGGPAKPHKVIKKNPVPSKGGGPETEGGGSEAKVRDKDVGDQSLPGKLQCSDKPMKGAESVRPGGRELQVEALMKHLPRILPRSSVPEKSQLSVRSSPPSLAPKDAGGMKVITMTALPQQQGGALPVMILPQSVSLSYPDREKAPSITMAPVAPTSVVQRARAVGKRAPEAASGGPGPGGMPAKRKRGRPRKPRPEDTTPPQPQPPPPPLPSVNQAPIMNSLTGGVIQKACSSSSSQVVEVVFQDQQALVLGQLHSVADTGDPEHRGVVLETDPRPVLLLSGASHTNWDMGRAMVEVIQRAPRPPTIITKNNNNSQSTPQHRLPLPTVLEDRGEVEITLTPVEPSDDLPTPTGQASSTPTAQASSEGGPTPDDSSKEPSPGLPCPRD from the exons atgacagaggacaggctgaaGGCGGACCCCTCCAAGCGGGAGGGGCTGGACtcagtagagggagacacagagccCAGCCTGCTGCTGCAGAAACTAAAGAGCAACATCTC TAAGAATGTACAGGGCAAAGTGGACGTTATCCTG CAAGATGTGCAGCGCTTCTCTGACAACGACAAACTCTACCTTTACCTCCAGCTGCCTTCTGGTCCCAGTTCAGGGGAGAAAAG TCTGGCAATGGCCCCGCTGGCACAACTTAGGCGGTGGTGTATTTCTGCATCGATGTCAGCTTTGGAGGAGAGAACACTGCCAAG cagcagcagtgaccCCAGTTCCTTCAACACAGCTGACCAGCTGCACACCTGCAACTGGATCCGCAGCCACCTGGAGGAGCACGCAGACACTTGCCTGCCCAAGCAAGACGTCTACGAGACATACAA GAGATACTGTGAAAACCTGCAGCACAGGCCTCTGAGTGCTGCAAACTTTGGGAAGATCATCCGTGACATCTTCCCCAACATCAAAGCCCGGAGGCTCGGTGGCAGGGGACAGTCCAA GTATTGTTATAGTGGAATCCGCAGGAAGACGGTGCTAAACATGCCACTGTTGCCAAACCTGGACCTGAAAAACGACCCA TCGGAGCTGACGGAGCTGGTGCAGACCTACAAGCAAGAGGTGACGGAGGCGGCTTGTGAGCTCATCTGTGATTGGGCCCAGAAGATCCTCAAGCGTTCCTTTGACACAGTGGTCGAGATCGCTCGTTTTCTTGTGCAGGAGCACATCGTCAATCCGCGCTGCAGCCAGGCTGAACTTGTCACTTCTGCCGCTATGGCAG GAGGTCCTGCAAAGCCCCACAAGGTGATCAAGAAGAACCCAGTACCATCCAAAGGAGGTGGGCCAGAGACGGAGGGGGGCGGCTCTGAAGCTAAGGTA AGGGATAAAGACGTTGGGGATCAGTCGTTGCCAGGGAAACTGCAGTGCAGTGACAAGCCTATGAAAGGGGCGGAGTCGGTACGCCCGGGGGGTCGCGAATTGCAGGTGGAGGCTCTGATGAAACACTTGCCCCGAATCCTGCCTCGCAGCTCTGTCCCGGAAAAGTCCCAGCTTTCGGTGCGCTCCTCGCCTCCCTCGCTGGCGCCCAAAGACGCAGGCGGCATGAAAGTCATCACAATGACTGCCCTGCCCCAGCAGCAAGGGGGCGCTCTCCCCGTCATGATTCTCCCCCAGAGCGTCAGCCTCTCCTACCCCGACAGGGAAAAAGCCCCGTCAATCACTATGGCGCCCGTGGCACCAACATCGGTGGTGCAGAGGGCTCGCGCAGTGGGCAAACGGGCCCCCGAGGCAGCAAGTGGGGGCCCCGGGCCGGGAGGCATGCCGGCCAAACGGAAACGAGGACGACCCAGGAAGCCACGGCCAGAGGACACCACCCCCCCGCAGCCGCAGCCGCCCCCTCCACCCTTACCCTCGGTCAACCAAGCCCCTATTATGAATTCCCTCACCGGAGGGGTGATCCAGAAAGcctgctcttcctcctcctcccaggtgGTGGAGGTCGTATTCCAGGACCAGCAGGCCTTGGTACTAGGTCAGCTGCATTCGGTAGCGGACACAGGTGACCCAGAGCACCGGGGTGTGGTGCTCGAGACTGACCCACGGCCCGTGCTGCTGCTGTCAGGGGCCAGTCACACAAACTGGGACATGGGCAGGGCCATGGTAGAGGTCATCCAGAGGGCCCCGAGACcacccaccatcatcaccaaGAACAACAACAACTCCCAGTCTACCCCCCAGCACCGCCTGCCCTTGCCCACTGTGCTGGAGGATCGAGGGGAGGTGGAGATCACCCTCACCCCCGTGGAGCCTTCGGACGATCTGCCGACCCCCACTGGCCAGGCTAGCTCGACCCCCACTGCCCAGGCTAGCTCGGAGGGTGGCCCCACACCCGATGACAGTTCTAAAGAACCTAGCCCTGGCCTTCCTTGTCCCAGAGACTAA